From the genome of Campylobacter concisus, one region includes:
- the rimM gene encoding ribosome maturation factor RimM (Essential for efficient processing of 16S rRNA) → MNSDIVEVATIGRCVGLRGYLKLHNKSDFPEQYKKGATFFDKKNDQLIIKDYNRQKELVLFENFDDLDLAKTLVNKTIYTTKELTRKNCKLKKDEFFQFDIIGLKVVENGEILGIVEDIQDNFANSLLYIKTDEEFITAGKPKNFYIPYLERFIESVNLDSGEILVKGAKDILENS, encoded by the coding sequence TTGAATAGTGATATTGTTGAAGTCGCTACTATTGGAAGATGTGTTGGTTTAAGGGGTTATTTAAAACTTCACAACAAGAGCGACTTTCCAGAACAGTATAAAAAAGGCGCAACCTTTTTTGATAAAAAAAATGATCAGCTCATCATAAAAGACTACAACAGACAAAAAGAGCTGGTTCTATTTGAAAATTTTGATGATTTAGACCTTGCTAAAACACTTGTAAACAAAACTATTTATACCACAAAAGAGCTCACTAGAAAAAACTGCAAACTAAAAAAAGATGAATTTTTTCAGTTTGATATTATTGGATTAAAAGTTGTAGAAAATGGCGAAATTTTAGGTATCGTAGAAGATATCCAAGATAATTTTGCAAATTCACTTTTATATATAAAAACAGATGAAGAGTTTATTACAGCTGGCAAACCAAAGAATTTCTACATTCCATATTTGGAGCGTTTTATCGAAAGCGTAAATTTGGATAGTGGAGAGATTTTGGTAAAAGGCGCTAAAGACATCTTAGAAAATTCATGA
- a CDS encoding KH domain-containing protein, whose translation MVENFLYEYAKLIADFPEKVTIERQELGENFIEIIINADKIDTGKLIGKDGKMINAIKTVIIGCKAKDNTSYRVTVKAIE comes from the coding sequence ATGGTTGAAAATTTTTTATACGAATACGCCAAGCTGATAGCTGATTTTCCTGAAAAGGTGACTATTGAGCGTCAAGAGCTTGGTGAAAATTTTATTGAAATTATCATAAATGCTGACAAGATTGATACTGGAAAACTTATCGGTAAAGACGGTAAAATGATAAATGCTATAAAGACCGTTATTATTGGTTGCAAAGCCAAAGATAATACAAGCTATAGGGTAACGGTAAAAGCTATTGAATAG
- the ffh gene encoding signal recognition particle protein, whose amino-acid sequence MFEQISESFRLAVSKIRFVDDEKALKNALDVLKKALLKADVHHKVTKDLLASIESELKQTGVGQKNFLDAIKSNLTTILTAPGNQGFVYAPVAPTIVLMAGLQGSGKTTTTIKLANYLKLRKKKVLVAACDLQRLAAVEQLRQLCVANEIDLFFIENENNPIKVAKEALEKAKSGLYDVLLVDTAGRLAIDEKLMQEIKDVKNAINPHEIFYVADAMSGQDAVKTATSFNEILGISGVILSKFDSDSKGGVAISIAKQLNIPLRFVGIGEKVADIESFIPDRIVSRIMGEGDLATLVEKTSTIIDEKEAKRLNQKIKKGQFNFNDFLDQMESVKKLGSMKSLMGMIPGLSNIANQIKDIDLDNSKEILHIKAMINSMTQKERENPELLNNSRKRRLAAGSGLSQIEVNRFLKQFENASKLAKKFSGKGGAKGLANMLSQANLKRPV is encoded by the coding sequence GTGTTCGAACAAATTAGCGAGTCTTTTAGATTAGCCGTTAGCAAGATACGTTTTGTAGATGACGAAAAAGCTCTAAAAAACGCACTTGACGTGCTCAAAAAAGCTCTTTTAAAAGCTGATGTTCACCATAAAGTCACCAAAGATCTACTCGCGTCTATCGAAAGCGAGTTAAAGCAAACTGGCGTTGGTCAAAAGAATTTCCTAGATGCGATCAAATCAAATTTGACGACCATTTTAACAGCTCCTGGCAATCAAGGCTTTGTCTATGCACCAGTTGCACCGACCATTGTTTTGATGGCTGGTTTGCAAGGTAGTGGTAAAACAACGACAACTATCAAGCTTGCAAACTATCTAAAATTAAGAAAGAAAAAAGTTTTAGTTGCGGCTTGTGACTTGCAAAGATTAGCAGCAGTTGAGCAGCTAAGACAGCTCTGCGTTGCAAATGAGATCGATCTTTTCTTTATAGAAAATGAAAATAATCCTATAAAAGTAGCAAAAGAAGCACTAGAAAAAGCAAAAAGTGGCCTTTATGATGTGCTTTTGGTGGATACCGCTGGTCGTCTTGCGATCGATGAAAAGTTGATGCAAGAGATAAAAGATGTAAAAAATGCTATAAATCCACATGAAATTTTCTATGTAGCTGACGCTATGAGCGGACAAGATGCTGTAAAAACAGCTACAAGTTTTAATGAAATTTTAGGAATTTCTGGAGTTATCCTTTCTAAATTTGATTCTGACTCAAAGGGCGGCGTAGCTATCAGTATCGCTAAACAGCTAAATATCCCACTTAGATTTGTCGGTATTGGCGAGAAAGTAGCCGATATCGAGAGCTTTATACCAGACCGTATCGTAAGCCGTATAATGGGTGAGGGCGACCTAGCTACTTTGGTCGAGAAGACATCGACTATTATTGATGAAAAAGAGGCAAAACGTCTAAATCAAAAGATAAAAAAAGGTCAGTTTAACTTTAATGACTTTTTAGATCAAATGGAAAGTGTTAAAAAGCTTGGCAGTATGAAGTCTTTGATGGGGATGATACCTGGGCTTTCAAACATAGCAAATCAGATAAAAGATATAGATCTTGATAATTCAAAAGAAATTTTACATATTAAGGCTATGATAAACTCTATGACGCAAAAAGAGCGTGAAAATCCTGAACTTTTGAATAATAGTAGAAAAAGACGTTTAGCGGCTGGTTCTGGACTTTCTCAGATAGAGGTAAATCGATTTTTAAAGCAGTTTGAAAATGCCTCAAAACTTGCTAAGAAATTTTCAGGAAAAGGTGGAGCAAAAGGACTCGCAAATATGCTTTCTCAAGCAAATTTAAAAAGACCTGTTTGA
- a CDS encoding zinc ribbon domain-containing protein — translation MNKYLQQLVELSDLDKQIDGFIPRIQDIEKAYKNIEEECETITVNIERLDEEVNDLKSQKSGTNAHITEFSAKIKDVAKKSSSAKSEKEIKALSLEEDIAKEQLEAANEEIARLEKLIDSKNSQKDELGAKKAELEENLKNIKSKTSSELENIGKEREEVYAKKDKLIATMNQKILAFYEKIRKWAHNTAVVPVKKQACYGCFMQINDKTFSAVIKGEDIVTCPHCGRILYKQEQ, via the coding sequence CTTACAACAATTAGTTGAATTATCTGACCTTGATAAACAAATAGATGGCTTTATACCACGCATTCAGGATATAGAAAAGGCTTATAAAAATATAGAAGAAGAGTGCGAAACTATAACGGTTAATATAGAAAGACTAGATGAAGAGGTAAATGACTTAAAGTCTCAAAAATCAGGCACAAATGCTCATATTACCGAGTTTAGTGCGAAGATAAAAGACGTAGCTAAAAAAAGCTCAAGTGCAAAAAGTGAAAAGGAGATAAAAGCCCTAAGTCTTGAAGAAGATATTGCAAAAGAGCAACTTGAGGCTGCAAATGAAGAGATTGCTAGACTTGAGAAGCTAATAGATAGTAAAAATAGTCAAAAAGATGAGCTTGGTGCAAAAAAAGCTGAACTTGAAGAGAATTTAAAAAATATAAAAAGCAAAACTTCATCTGAACTTGAAAATATCGGGAAAGAACGTGAAGAAGTTTATGCTAAAAAAGACAAGCTTATCGCCACTATGAATCAAAAAATTCTCGCATTTTATGAAAAAATTAGAAAATGGGCTCATAATACGGCTGTTGTTCCTGTAAAAAAACAAGCTTGTTATGGTTGCTTTATGCAGATAAACGACAAAACTTTCTCTGCTGTTATCAAGGGTGAAGATATCGTTACATGTCCGCATTGTGGCAGAATTTTATACAAACAAGAGCAATAA
- the rpsP gene encoding 30S ribosomal protein S16, with the protein MATVVRLTRMGRKKRPFYRIVVTDSRKRRDSGWIESIGYYNPMVEPNVINFNKERLDYWKSVGAKLSDRVAQITK; encoded by the coding sequence ATGGCAACAGTAGTAAGACTAACAAGAATGGGACGCAAAAAAAGACCTTTTTATCGTATAGTTGTTACAGATAGCAGAAAAAGACGCGACAGCGGTTGGATAGAGAGCATTGGTTATTACAACCCTATGGTTGAGCCAAATGTTATAAATTTCAACAAAGAGAGATTAGACTACTGGAAAAGCGTCGGTGCTAAACTTAGCGACAGAGTTGCACAAATTACAAAATAA
- the waaA gene encoding lipid IV(A) 3-deoxy-D-manno-octulosonic acid transferase, translating to MIIIYYFLASILYLFGAIFLFFLSFKKKYHKSIPARFFLFNNPKFQDTDVHFHACSFGEVQALKPLMQKFDSKAISVVTNTGFEAASKICSNARFLPFEIFLPFWLKKSKILVIFEAELWLMLVFMAKLKGSRVILINARISDRSYKSYLKFGFFYRYLFKFIDKIYAQSELDKERLKSLGAGEIEVVGNIKAAFLPSVSKIYEKPKARVIVLASTHAGEEDMILGNLNLKENDLLIIAPRHPERFADVEKIASEYAKKHDFSFAKFSQTYKFEAKVNLLDTLGELVNVYAISDIVVLGGSFVPNIGGHNPIECAQFNPVIISGEFIFNQNALFGLVENIYIAKASDISGIIDSDAKKSKIAVQASADAIIEDIRSTL from the coding sequence GTGATAATAATATATTACTTTCTAGCCTCAATACTCTATCTATTTGGGGCTATCTTTTTATTTTTTTTAAGTTTTAAAAAAAAGTATCATAAGTCGATTCCAGCACGTTTTTTCCTCTTTAATAATCCTAAATTTCAAGATACAGATGTGCATTTTCACGCTTGTTCGTTTGGTGAAGTGCAAGCACTTAAACCTTTGATGCAAAAATTTGATAGCAAAGCCATAAGTGTGGTGACAAATACTGGCTTTGAAGCGGCAAGTAAAATTTGCTCTAACGCGAGATTTTTGCCATTTGAAATTTTTTTGCCATTTTGGCTAAAAAAGAGCAAAATTTTAGTCATTTTTGAGGCTGAGCTTTGGCTCATGCTGGTTTTCATGGCGAAGTTAAAAGGCAGCCGCGTGATACTGATAAACGCTAGAATTTCAGATAGAAGCTACAAAAGCTACTTAAAATTTGGCTTTTTTTACAGATATCTTTTTAAATTCATAGATAAAATTTACGCTCAAAGTGAGCTTGATAAAGAGAGGCTAAAGTCGCTTGGTGCAGGTGAAATAGAGGTCGTTGGCAACATAAAGGCTGCGTTTTTGCCAAGCGTGAGTAAAATTTATGAAAAGCCAAAAGCTAGAGTGATCGTGCTGGCAAGTACTCACGCTGGCGAAGAAGATATGATTTTAGGTAATTTAAATTTAAAAGAAAATGATCTCTTAATCATCGCACCACGCCATCCTGAGAGATTTGCAGATGTTGAAAAGATAGCAAGCGAGTATGCCAAAAAGCATGATTTTAGCTTTGCGAAATTTAGTCAAACGTATAAATTTGAAGCTAAAGTAAATTTGCTTGATACTTTAGGCGAACTTGTAAATGTTTATGCTATTAGCGATATAGTAGTGCTTGGAGGCAGTTTTGTTCCAAATATTGGCGGGCACAATCCAATCGAGTGCGCGCAATTTAACCCGGTGATAATTAGTGGAGAGTTTATATTTAACCAAAATGCGCTATTTGGCCTAGTTGAAAACATCTATATCGCAAAGGCTAGCGATATCAGTGGCATAATAGATAGTGACGCCAAAAAGAGCAAGATCGCCGTGCAGGCCAGCGCTGATGCGATCATAGAAGATATAAGGAGCACTTTATGA
- a CDS encoding RluA family pseudouridine synthase — protein MSEEKAYKILAKQKNISNNEAKELIDSGLVYAKGQKVMIARALMSENTKFSIEEMPKPSVIFEDENLIAINKPTAITSEKISQIYKFPLLHRLDKDTSGVLLLVKNNEFAALAINEFKKMKVEKIYVAAVRGIMSEEVVVNEPILTIKNKNGAISKISKDGKEAISEISPLMVVGKKTLVKVAIKTGRTHQIRVHLASLNLPIVGDEKYGKNRANRMFLHAYSIALLNYKFKAPIPKEFNSLGFELSNKFEI, from the coding sequence ATGAGTGAAGAAAAAGCGTATAAAATTTTAGCCAAACAAAAAAATATCTCAAACAACGAGGCAAAGGAGCTAATCGACAGCGGACTAGTCTATGCCAAGGGGCAAAAGGTGATGATCGCTCGTGCGCTAATGAGTGAAAATACTAAATTTAGCATCGAAGAGATGCCAAAGCCAAGCGTTATCTTTGAAGATGAAAATTTAATAGCCATAAACAAGCCTACCGCTATAACTAGCGAAAAAATCAGTCAAATTTATAAATTTCCACTTCTTCACAGGCTCGATAAAGATACGAGTGGTGTGCTGCTTCTTGTAAAAAATAATGAATTCGCAGCGCTTGCTATAAATGAGTTTAAAAAGATGAAGGTTGAGAAAATTTATGTGGCCGCAGTTAGAGGTATTATGAGCGAGGAAGTGGTCGTAAATGAGCCGATCTTAACGATAAAAAATAAAAATGGCGCCATTTCAAAGATCTCAAAAGATGGCAAAGAGGCGATCAGTGAAATTTCACCGCTCATGGTTGTTGGTAAAAAAACGCTGGTAAAAGTTGCCATAAAAACAGGCAGGACGCATCAGATAAGAGTGCATTTGGCTAGTTTAAATTTACCTATCGTTGGTGATGAGAAATACGGCAAAAATAGGGCAAATAGAATGTTTTTGCATGCCTATTCTATAGCTCTTTTAAACTATAAATTTAAAGCGCCAATCCCAAAAGAATTTAATTCTCTTGGATTTGAGCTATCTAATAAATTTGAAATTTAA